A genome region from Macrotis lagotis isolate mMagLag1 chromosome 4, bilby.v1.9.chrom.fasta, whole genome shotgun sequence includes the following:
- the GDF2 gene encoding growth/differentiation factor 2 has product MPYFALLAGLLTLSLLACCGRGKPLEDWERVPAMESTNKFFGEAVKGEDDMSFDFKMFLENMKVDFLRSLNLSGVPSQDRTKVEPPQFMIDLYNRYTTDKSSTPASNIVRSFSIEDVVSMSSTDRHSFQKHILLFNISIPRHEQITRAELRLYISCQSHAELSHELKGSIAIYDIQGGTDFWEGTEGTKSFLMSQVIQESGWKTFEVSSAVKRWVRSDPTKNKNKLEIRVESHMKGCEKLDISVPPDSKNLPFFVVFSDDRSNGTKEIKMELREMIGHEQESVLKKLSKNISSQEEEEIEEEIQNFSVRRPFSSRNKRSTTPNNHCQRSSLRVNFKDIGWDNWIIAPKEYDAYECKGVCFFPLADDVTPTKHAIVQTLVHLKNPMKAGKACCVPTKLNPISILYKDDVGVPTLKYQYEGMSVAECGCR; this is encoded by the exons atgccTTATTTTGCATTGCTGGCCGGTCTGCTCACTTTATCTCTCCTGGCCTGTTGTGGACGAGGGAAACCTCTGGAGGACTGGGAGAGGGTGCCTGCCATGGAAAGCACCAATAAATTCTTTGGGGAGGCTGTGAAGGGGGAAGATGATATGAGCTTTGACTTCAAAATGTTCCTGGAGAACATGAAAGTGGATTTTCTGAGGAGTCTGAATTTATCAGGGGTCCCTTCCCAAGACAGGACCAAAGTGGAGCCACCTCAATTCATGATCGATCTGTACAACAGATATACCACCGACAAGTCTTCTACTCCAGCTTCCAATATAGTGAGAAGCTTCAGCATTGAAG ATGTTGTCTCTATGTCTTCGACAGACAGGCATTCCTTCCAGAAGCACATCTTACTTTTCAACATCTCTATCCCAAGACATGAGCAAATCACCAGGGCTGAGCTCCGGCTCTATATTTCATGTCAAAGTCATGCTGAGTTGTCCCATGAACTGAAGGGCAGTATCGCCATTTATGACATCCAAGGTGGAACAGACTTCTGGGAAGGCACAGAGGGGACCAAGTCCTTCCTTATGTCCCAGGTCATCCAAGAAAGTGGATGGAAAACATTCGAGGTCTCCAGTGCAGTGAAAAGATGGGTCAGGTCAGACccaacaaagaataaaaacaaattggaaatcaGAGTGGAAAGTCATATGAAGGGATGTGAAAAACTAGACATTAGTGTCCCTCCAGATTCCAAAAATTTGCCCTTTTTTGTTGTGTTCTCTGATGACCGCAGCAATGGGACAAAGGAAATCAAGATGGAGCTCAGAGAAATGATAGGTCATGAACAAGAGAGCGTGCTCAAGAAGCTGTCCAAAAACATTAGTTCTcaggaagaggaggaaatagaagaagaaatacagAACTTTTCTGTCAGGAGACCATTTTCATCCAGAAACAAAAGAAGCACAACTCCCAATAACCACTGCCAAAGAAGCTCCCTTCGAGTCAACTTCAAGGATATTGGCTGGGACAACTGGATCATTGCCCCAAAGGAGTATGATGCATATGAATGTAAAGGAGTCTGCTTCTTCCCTCTTGCTGATGATGTGACTCCAACTAAACATGCCATTGTTCAGACTTTAGTGCATCTCAAAAACCCCATGAAAGCTGGGAAAGCTTGTTGTGTTCCCACCAAACTGAACCCAATTTCTATCCTCTACAAAGATGATGTTGGCGTGCCCACTTTAAAATACCAATATGAAGGAATGAGTGTGGCAGAATGTGGATGTAGGTAG